TGCAGAAAATAAATGCCTTAAAAGATGCTAGCGACGATGCTAAAAAAGCTTTTATTTTAAATGCATGGAGCGGTTTGGATTATACCGAACGTTTTATCTTCAATAAATTGATCGGAGGCAGTTTTCGGCTAGGAGTCTCACAAAAAATGTTGGTAAATGCACTTGCTAAATATTCAAACATTACCCCCAGCACCATTACTCACTCCATTATGGGAAACTGGACGGTAGAAAACGCCCGATTTGAAGAGTTGATCCGAGGAGAGAGCAGCAATCCCGACGCTTCAAAACCTTATCCTTTTTGTCTTGCGTATCCATTGGAAAAAGAGCTGGAAGATTTAAAAGAACGACATGAATGGCAGGTTGAATACAAATGGGACGGTATAAGAGGCCAATTTATAAAAAGGAATGATGAGGTCTTTATCTGGTCTCGCGGAGAAGAATTGGTATCCAGTCAGTTTCCTGAGGTTGTTGAAGCTTTATCGGCTATGAAAGGTGATTTCGTTTTTGATGGTGAAATATTACCTGTAAAAAACGGAGCTGTTCTTAATTTCAATGAGTTACAAAAAAGGCTGAACCGTAAAAATATCAGCCGGAAGTTTTTAGAGGAAATCCCTATTCAGGTTTTTGTTTATGATATTTTTGAATATGAGAGACAGGATTTAAGAGATACCCCACTGAAAACCAGACGAAAAATATTGGAAGACATCATTCTTAAAAACGAAAACCCTATCTTTTCTTTATCTTCTATTATCAATACTAGAGACTGGCAAAGTTTACATGAGCTCAGGGAAAATGCCCGAGAAATTAATGCAGAAGGTTTAATGCTTAAGCACAAGGATTCTCCCTATCATGCAGGCAGAAAAAAAGGTGATTGGTGGAAATGGAAAATAAATCCATTAACTATAGATACTGTATTGATATATGCCCAAA
This genomic interval from Pseudopedobacter saltans DSM 12145 contains the following:
- a CDS encoding ATP-dependent DNA ligase encodes the protein MKDFAQLITDLESTNKTNAKIDAMVNFFSFAPDKDRLWFLALFSGKRGRRIVTTKQMREWVLEFTGLPEWLFVESYSAVGDLGETIALILPPHTQRLDLSLSEWMQKINALKDASDDAKKAFILNAWSGLDYTERFIFNKLIGGSFRLGVSQKMLVNALAKYSNITPSTITHSIMGNWTVENARFEELIRGESSNPDASKPYPFCLAYPLEKELEDLKERHEWQVEYKWDGIRGQFIKRNDEVFIWSRGEELVSSQFPEVVEALSAMKGDFVFDGEILPVKNGAVLNFNELQKRLNRKNISRKFLEEIPIQVFVYDIFEYERQDLRDTPLKTRRKILEDIILKNENPIFSLSSIINTRDWQSLHELRENAREINAEGLMLKHKDSPYHAGRKKGDWWKWKINPLTIDTVLIYAQRGSGRRSGHYTDYTFAVRDGDQLVTIAKAYSGLTDKEIIEVSKFVSKNAIEKFGPVRTVKPELVFEIAFEGIAYSNRHKSGVAVRFPRILRWRKDKTVNDIDTIEDVKKLIR